A stretch of Sulfurimonas xiamenensis DNA encodes these proteins:
- the ndk gene encoding nucleoside-diphosphate kinase, protein MERTLSIIKPDAVAKGVIGKILDRFESNGLKIAATRKIQLSRADAEAFYAVHSERPFFGDLVDFMISGPVVVSVLEGENAVIKNRNLMGATNPKEAEAGTIRADFAENIDANAVHGSDSAENAAIEIAFFFSEREIS, encoded by the coding sequence ATGGAACGCACACTATCAATAATAAAACCAGATGCCGTTGCTAAAGGTGTTATCGGTAAGATTTTAGATCGTTTTGAGAGCAATGGTCTAAAAATAGCAGCAACAAGAAAAATACAACTTTCTCGTGCAGATGCGGAAGCTTTTTACGCAGTTCACTCTGAGAGACCTTTTTTTGGTGATCTAGTTGATTTTATGATTAGCGGTCCAGTAGTTGTTTCAGTTCTTGAGGGTGAAAATGCAGTAATAAAAAACCGTAATCTTATGGGTGCAACAAACCCTAAAGAGGCTGAAGCTGGAACAATTCGCGCAGATTTTGCTGAAAATATAGATGCTAATGCTGTTCATGGAAGTGACTCTGCTGAAAATGCAGCTATTGAAATAGCTTTCTTTTTCTCTGAGAGAGAAATTTCTTAA
- a CDS encoding 4Fe-4S dicluster domain-containing protein — protein MAVIIGDTCINCGACIDECPVEAIVDEDDNPTGEETYYVYGNKCVECVGYHDEPACATACPTEGCITWDAVGESPAHREDITDDMRGIGKAVVE, from the coding sequence ATGGCAGTAATTATTGGTGATACATGTATTAACTGTGGTGCTTGTATAGATGAGTGCCCGGTAGAAGCAATTGTAGATGAAGATGATAATCCAACGGGTGAAGAAACATACTATGTATACGGAAATAAATGTGTAGAGTGTGTTGGTTATCATGACGAACCGGCATGTGCTACTGCGTGTCCAACTGAAGGATGTATTACTTGGGATGCTGTTGGTGAGAGTCCAGCACACCGTGAAGATATTACAGATGATATGCGTGGAATCGGCAAAGCTGTAGTAGAATAA
- the metK gene encoding methionine adenosyltransferase — protein MTKEANALKEYIFTSESVTEGHPDKMADQISDAILDYIIERDTSAHVACETLVSNGFCIIAGELKTTTYAPMQDIARKVVQEIGYTDATYGFDYRSAAVLNAVGEQSPDISQGVDQEGGEIGAGDQGLMFGYACRETDVLMPLPIYLAHRLTQRLAEVRKEGIIPYLRPDGKAQISIKYIGDKPVFVDTVVVSTQHAPDISQEKIHEDVINEVIKYVIPAKLMSDKTIFHINPTGKFVIGGPQGDAGLTGRKIIVDTYGGSCPHGGGAFSGKDPTKVDRSAAYACRHVAKNLVAAGACDKVTLQIAYAIGVVQPVSIMVDTHNTAKVQEKKIEACVKELFDLSPKGIIKSLNLLRPIFRKTATYGHFGREDEDFTWEKTDRVEDIKNYLKI, from the coding sequence ATGACAAAAGAAGCAAATGCTCTTAAAGAGTATATTTTCACTTCAGAGTCTGTAACAGAAGGGCACCCTGATAAGATGGCAGATCAAATCAGCGATGCAATTCTGGATTATATTATTGAGAGAGATACTTCCGCACATGTTGCGTGTGAGACATTGGTATCAAATGGATTTTGTATAATAGCAGGCGAACTGAAGACAACGACATATGCACCGATGCAAGATATTGCCCGTAAGGTTGTCCAAGAGATTGGTTATACTGATGCAACATATGGTTTTGATTATCGCTCCGCAGCTGTTTTAAATGCTGTCGGAGAGCAGTCGCCTGATATTAGTCAAGGTGTTGATCAAGAAGGTGGTGAGATAGGAGCAGGTGATCAAGGGCTTATGTTTGGATATGCTTGCCGTGAAACCGATGTGCTTATGCCTCTTCCTATATATTTAGCGCACCGATTGACTCAAAGATTGGCTGAGGTTCGCAAAGAGGGAATTATCCCATATCTTCGTCCTGACGGTAAAGCACAAATCAGTATTAAATATATAGGAGATAAACCTGTTTTTGTTGATACGGTAGTAGTTTCCACTCAACATGCTCCTGATATCTCTCAAGAGAAGATACATGAAGATGTGATAAATGAAGTAATAAAATATGTCATTCCTGCAAAGCTTATGAGTGATAAAACTATATTTCATATTAATCCAACCGGAAAATTTGTTATTGGCGGTCCTCAAGGCGATGCAGGGCTAACCGGCAGAAAAATCATAGTTGACACATACGGTGGAAGCTGCCCTCATGGCGGAGGCGCATTTAGCGGAAAAGATCCGACCAAAGTAGATAGGAGTGCTGCTTATGCGTGCCGCCATGTAGCTAAAAACCTGGTTGCAGCGGGTGCCTGTGATAAAGTGACTCTGCAAATTGCTTATGCAATAGGTGTTGTTCAACCGGTTTCTATTATGGTAGATACTCATAATACAGCAAAGGTTCAAGAGAAAAAAATTGAAGCATGCGTTAAAGAACTTTTTGATCTCTCTCCTAAAGGAATTATAAAATCACTAAATCTTTTACGACCGATTTTTAGAAAAACAGCTACATATGGTCATTTTGGAAGAGAAGATGAAGATTTTACTTGGGAAAAAACAGATAGAGTTGAAGATATAAAAAATTATTTAAAAATTTGA
- a CDS encoding peroxiredoxin, producing MLVTNPAPDFTATAVLADGSIVENFKLSENFGEKGTVLFFYPLDFTFVCPSEIIAFSHRIDEFKSRGVNVIGVSVDSQFSHFAWRETPVEKGGIGRIKYPLVADLTKQISKDYDVLFGDSVALRGSFLIDGKGIVRHAVINDLPLGRNIDEMIRMVDTMQFTDEHGEVCPAGWQKGDEGMKASTEGVAEYLAKNSEKL from the coding sequence ATGTTAGTAACAAACCCGGCTCCAGACTTTACAGCAACAGCAGTTTTGGCTGATGGCTCAATAGTTGAAAATTTCAAATTATCTGAAAATTTTGGTGAAAAAGGTACAGTACTTTTCTTTTACCCGTTAGATTTTACTTTTGTCTGTCCATCTGAAATTATTGCATTTTCACACAGAATTGATGAATTTAAAAGTCGTGGCGTAAATGTTATCGGCGTTTCCGTAGACAGCCAATTTTCACACTTTGCATGGAGAGAGACTCCTGTTGAAAAAGGTGGCATAGGCAGAATCAAGTACCCGCTTGTTGCAGACTTGACAAAGCAAATTTCTAAAGATTATGATGTACTTTTTGGCGATTCTGTAGCACTTCGCGGATCATTTTTGATTGACGGCAAAGGTATAGTTCGTCATGCTGTAATCAATGATCTCCCTCTTGGAAGAAACATAGATGAGATGATTCGTATGGTTGATACTATGCAGTTTACTGACGAGCATGGCGAAGTTTGTCCAGCAGGATGGCAAAAAGGCGATGAAGGTATGAAAGCTTCAACTGAAGGCGTTGCAGAGTATTTAGCGAAAAACAGCGAAAAATTATAA
- a CDS encoding HD domain-containing phosphohydrolase: MKLFFTILFFLTTIIASETKEFRVGIYNNPPKIFLDVNNKPSGFFVDILDEIASKEKWHLKYVKCEWRECLLMLEEGKIDIMPDVAYTKEREKHFKFNKEIILSNWSVVFTNKKNEISSILDLNSKKTALLEHSIQQEQIQETFKLFGVKPTFILTKNYDEAFSLVQKGMADAVVVNRYFGELQKERYNLKETPILLNPAAIKFAFANAIDTRQIADKIDLHIKELKQNKESLYYKSIQKWLSTKEVFNIPTWLKVVFVIAIAFLIILTGAVAFFRYMLNLKTKEVIEKSEKLHKQEEQKIKDYENFVYALVSMIEQRDSYTAGHSQRVAKYSLLIAKEMGYSMQECELLFKAATLHDIGKIATPDSILLKPDKLSKLEYNLIKEHVNVGVKMLKNIPMFEDISRIIKYHHEKYDGSGYPDGLSGNDIPELSRIMMVADAFDAMTTNRIYKHKKSVNDALAELKSLSKIHYHPEVVDAAIKALSNIEITNDFNQTPITEIEQQRFVYFYKDAVTELYNIKYLETTLINNNDTLKYKKSIVISLHKFDIYNKKHGWDKGDETLKNFAKLLCTLFAESLIFRIRANDFIILLQNEVNKSSLIQEEIKNFTEKAEIEFDFNIYDLKADKIHSFNDLKKFI; this comes from the coding sequence ATGAAACTATTTTTTACAATACTGTTTTTTCTTACGACAATCATAGCCAGTGAGACGAAAGAGTTTCGAGTCGGTATCTATAACAACCCTCCAAAAATATTTTTAGATGTAAACAATAAACCTTCGGGATTTTTTGTTGATATTTTAGATGAGATTGCAAGCAAAGAGAAGTGGCATCTTAAATATGTAAAGTGTGAATGGCGGGAGTGCCTTTTGATGCTTGAAGAGGGTAAGATCGATATAATGCCCGATGTCGCCTACACAAAAGAGAGAGAAAAACACTTTAAATTTAACAAAGAGATTATTCTCTCTAACTGGTCAGTTGTTTTCACAAATAAAAAAAATGAAATCTCCTCCATACTTGATCTTAATAGCAAAAAAACAGCCCTGCTTGAACACAGTATTCAACAAGAACAGATTCAAGAAACATTTAAACTTTTTGGAGTAAAACCGACATTTATTTTAACTAAAAATTATGATGAGGCTTTCTCTTTAGTTCAAAAAGGTATGGCTGATGCTGTCGTTGTCAATAGATATTTTGGAGAACTTCAAAAAGAGAGATATAACCTCAAAGAGACACCCATACTCTTAAACCCTGCGGCTATAAAATTTGCTTTTGCAAATGCAATTGATACTCGCCAAATTGCAGACAAAATAGATTTACACATTAAAGAACTTAAGCAAAACAAAGAGTCTCTCTATTACAAATCCATTCAAAAGTGGTTAAGCACAAAAGAGGTTTTCAATATTCCGACTTGGTTAAAAGTTGTTTTTGTAATAGCAATAGCGTTCCTAATAATTTTGACTGGGGCAGTTGCTTTTTTTAGATATATGCTAAATTTAAAAACTAAAGAAGTTATTGAAAAATCTGAAAAATTGCATAAACAAGAAGAACAAAAAATAAAAGATTATGAAAATTTTGTTTATGCACTGGTTTCTATGATTGAACAGAGGGACTCATATACGGCAGGGCACTCCCAAAGAGTTGCAAAATATTCACTTCTTATAGCAAAAGAGATGGGATATAGCATGCAAGAGTGCGAACTTCTTTTTAAAGCGGCAACTCTGCATGACATCGGGAAAATTGCGACACCGGATTCTATTTTGCTAAAGCCGGATAAACTATCCAAACTGGAATATAACCTTATTAAAGAGCATGTCAATGTCGGCGTAAAAATGCTTAAAAATATTCCGATGTTTGAAGATATCTCGCGTATTATTAAATACCACCATGAGAAGTATGACGGAAGCGGCTATCCTGATGGTCTTTCAGGCAACGATATACCCGAACTCTCAAGAATCATGATGGTTGCCGATGCATTTGATGCCATGACAACAAACAGAATATACAAACATAAAAAGAGTGTAAACGACGCTCTAGCAGAACTTAAATCTCTAAGTAAAATTCATTATCACCCCGAAGTTGTAGATGCCGCCATCAAGGCTCTCTCAAATATAGAAATAACTAATGATTTCAACCAAACTCCTATAACAGAAATTGAGCAGCAGAGGTTTGTCTACTTCTACAAAGATGCCGTTACGGAGTTATATAATATAAAATATTTAGAAACAACCCTGATAAATAACAATGATACTTTAAAATATAAAAAATCAATAGTTATATCCTTACATAAATTTGATATATATAACAAAAAGCATGGCTGGGACAAAGGAGATGAAACACTTAAAAATTTTGCAAAACTTCTTTGCACTCTTTTTGCAGAGAGTCTAATATTTAGGATAAGAGCAAATGATTTTATTATTCTGCTTCAAAATGAGGTTAACAAAAGCTCTCTAATTCAAGAAGAAATTAAAAATTTCACAGAAAAAGCAGAGATTGAGTTTGATTTCAATATTTACGATTTAAAAGCCGATAAAATTCATTCATTTAATGATTTAAAAAAATTTATATAG
- a CDS encoding ATP-dependent DNA helicase, whose amino-acid sequence MNYLKDIIEKLESKQNVFLTGGAGVGKTTITKNIINYYENEAKKVAKLASTGMAATLINGQTLHSFFDLAIAGNLKELERNGKLELSKKVKKLISSMDLIVIDEISMVSDALLDMTHLRLQQSDFKGSLLVVGDFLQLPPVVRGFEEVKFAFESLLWETFKFKTVELRHIYRTDDKDFIELLAKVRSGFIDERVHNSLNEFIKPLPEDLSEFTFLFGKNISASIHNRNQLEFVDGELYKKDAQIIKHVKSTKDAEIERFINDARIEKELELKVGVPVLFTRNAWNYFNGERAIVIKIESDFVYVQKSNAVVVKLEAISQSKSVWKEKNIEGKKEIVEESIFSIYQYPIKLAYAITIHKSQGMSIEDLIIETNEIFAPSQFYVAISRSSNPKRLNLIAPKRQWRDIIFVNKKALEFSKTI is encoded by the coding sequence ATGAATTATTTAAAAGATATTATTGAAAAATTAGAATCAAAACAGAATGTTTTTTTAACAGGTGGGGCAGGAGTCGGAAAGACTACTATTACAAAAAATATTATAAACTATTATGAAAATGAGGCAAAAAAAGTTGCAAAACTTGCTTCGACCGGAATGGCTGCAACGCTTATAAACGGACAAACACTGCATAGTTTTTTCGATCTGGCAATAGCTGGCAATTTAAAAGAGTTAGAGCGAAACGGTAAGCTGGAGCTTAGTAAAAAAGTTAAGAAGCTAATCTCCAGTATGGATTTGATAGTAATAGATGAGATCTCTATGGTGAGTGATGCTCTTTTAGATATGACACACCTTAGACTGCAACAAAGTGACTTTAAAGGTTCACTTTTGGTTGTCGGTGATTTTTTGCAACTTCCTCCCGTTGTAAGAGGTTTTGAAGAGGTTAAATTTGCATTTGAATCTCTCTTGTGGGAAACATTTAAGTTTAAAACAGTTGAATTGAGACATATTTATAGAACAGATGATAAAGATTTTATAGAGCTTTTGGCAAAAGTGAGGAGTGGTTTTATAGATGAGAGAGTGCATAATTCACTTAATGAGTTTATAAAACCTTTGCCTGAAGATTTGAGTGAGTTTACCTTTTTATTTGGTAAAAATATTTCTGCATCGATTCATAATAGAAACCAGTTAGAATTTGTAGATGGTGAGTTGTATAAAAAAGATGCTCAAATAATTAAGCATGTAAAAAGTACAAAAGATGCAGAGATAGAGCGTTTTATAAATGATGCTAGAATAGAAAAAGAGTTGGAGTTAAAGGTAGGCGTTCCTGTGCTTTTTACAAGGAATGCCTGGAACTATTTTAACGGTGAACGCGCAATTGTGATAAAGATAGAGAGTGATTTTGTATATGTTCAAAAAAGTAATGCAGTTGTTGTAAAACTTGAAGCAATTTCTCAAAGTAAAAGTGTATGGAAGGAAAAAAATATTGAAGGAAAAAAAGAGATAGTTGAAGAGAGTATCTTTAGTATTTACCAATATCCCATAAAACTAGCTTACGCTATTACTATACACAAATCACAGGGAATGAGCATAGAAGATTTGATTATAGAGACAAATGAGATCTTTGCACCTTCACAGTTTTATGTAGCAATTTCAAGAAGTTCAAACCCAAAAAGATTAAATCTTATCGCTCCAAAAAGGCAGTGGAGAGATATAATTTTTGTAAATAAAAAGGCTTTAGAGTTTAGTAAAACTATATAA
- a CDS encoding cation-translocating P-type ATPase has translation MQNINNWHSLDQNDVLNKLNSSEDGLSSEEAEARLKKYGPNKLQEEKKKSLIVRFLMQFNNLLIYVLLAAAVVTALLDHTIDTVVILGVVVINAIIGFIQENRAQNAMDAIKKMLAFQATVLRDGSKQKIDSQSLVIGDIVFMKPGDRVLADIRLLEAHGFSAQEAPLTGESVAVEKSSKKVASDAIIADRSSMVFAGTTIAGGQAKGVVISTANNTELGRISKMLSSVEVLTTPLVEQMDKFAKYLTFFILSFSLLIFLIGHFVKGLPFNEAFMAVIGLFVAAIPEGLPAVLTITLAVGIQAMAKRNAIVRQLPAIETIGSVSIICSDKTGTLTQNEMMVSSVVTYKEDFKVDGAGYEPIGNFYIKNDKVDINKHEILNFLAKASLLCSDTLLKKEEESWKIEGSPTEGALITFAHKIGFDADEVRRAFKRDDMIPFDSKHKFMATLNHSHEGESLIVIKGAAEIIIKMCQYEYIDKNSKKEINTAYWEDKAKELASEGQRVLALAYKKVPHDKSALDFADLKDELILVSLFGLIDPPRPEAIEALKECYSADIDVKMITGDHLLTATAIGRTIGLKNCENVLSGADIEKMSDKELQSAVLQTDIFARTTPEHKLRLVKAFQAHSKIVAMTGDGVNDAPALKRANVGIAMGKSGTEAAKESSEFVLTDDNFASIVSAIKEGRKVYDNIKKVISWTLPTNAAEASVIIVAIFFGMVMPITPIQILWANMITAITLGIALAFEDEDKNIMKRSPRAIDEPLLSRDLIWHIIYVTFLFLIGVFGAYYYAVQSGATIEYARTLALNVLVFLEIFHLLYIRNLNIIDLKLKDILANRVVWSAISIIVVAQIAITYVGFLQKVFATNSLELFDLILIFVICIFVFVLLESEKQIRLRVFSKSL, from the coding sequence ATGCAAAATATCAATAACTGGCATAGTTTAGATCAAAATGATGTCTTAAATAAACTTAACAGTTCAGAAGATGGCTTGAGCAGTGAAGAGGCTGAGGCAAGACTCAAAAAATATGGACCCAATAAGCTTCAAGAAGAGAAAAAAAAGAGTCTTATCGTTCGTTTTTTAATGCAGTTTAACAATCTTTTGATCTATGTACTGCTCGCTGCTGCAGTTGTTACGGCTCTGCTTGATCACACAATAGATACAGTTGTTATTTTGGGTGTAGTTGTCATCAATGCCATTATCGGCTTTATTCAAGAAAACAGAGCCCAAAATGCGATGGATGCTATAAAAAAGATGTTGGCATTTCAAGCAACAGTTCTTCGAGATGGGAGTAAACAAAAGATAGACAGTCAATCTTTAGTTATTGGCGATATAGTATTTATGAAGCCAGGCGATAGAGTTTTAGCAGATATAAGATTGCTTGAAGCACACGGATTTAGTGCACAAGAAGCGCCTTTGACTGGAGAGTCTGTCGCAGTTGAGAAGAGTTCAAAAAAAGTTGCTTCTGATGCAATAATAGCAGACAGATCTTCGATGGTATTTGCCGGAACTACGATAGCCGGCGGACAGGCTAAAGGTGTTGTTATATCTACGGCAAACAACACGGAACTCGGTCGTATAAGCAAAATGCTTAGCAGTGTTGAAGTTTTAACTACCCCTTTAGTCGAACAGATGGATAAATTTGCCAAATATTTGACTTTTTTTATATTGTCATTTTCTCTGCTTATTTTTTTAATAGGACATTTTGTAAAAGGGTTGCCTTTTAATGAAGCTTTTATGGCAGTTATTGGTCTTTTTGTTGCCGCAATTCCGGAGGGGCTGCCTGCTGTTTTAACTATAACGCTTGCAGTAGGCATACAGGCTATGGCGAAGCGAAATGCAATTGTAAGACAGCTGCCCGCTATAGAGACCATAGGATCTGTTTCGATTATATGTTCAGATAAAACAGGGACACTTACTCAAAATGAGATGATGGTAAGCAGCGTTGTTACATATAAGGAGGATTTTAAAGTAGACGGTGCAGGATATGAGCCGATTGGAAATTTTTATATAAAAAATGACAAGGTTGATATAAATAAACATGAAATATTAAATTTTTTAGCAAAAGCATCGCTTTTGTGCAGCGATACTTTGTTAAAAAAAGAGGAAGAGTCTTGGAAGATAGAGGGAAGTCCGACAGAGGGAGCCTTGATCACATTTGCCCATAAAATAGGTTTTGATGCAGATGAAGTTAGAAGGGCTTTTAAACGAGATGATATGATCCCTTTTGATTCAAAACATAAATTTATGGCAACGCTAAATCATAGCCATGAGGGCGAGTCGCTAATTGTTATCAAAGGGGCGGCTGAAATCATTATAAAAATGTGTCAGTATGAGTATATAGATAAAAACAGCAAAAAAGAGATAAACACCGCTTACTGGGAAGATAAAGCAAAGGAGTTGGCTTCTGAGGGGCAGAGAGTTTTAGCGCTTGCTTATAAAAAAGTGCCACATGATAAATCAGCGCTTGATTTTGCTGATTTAAAAGACGAGCTAATTTTAGTTTCACTTTTTGGACTTATAGATCCTCCGCGTCCAGAAGCAATAGAGGCACTAAAAGAGTGTTACAGTGCAGATATAGATGTAAAAATGATAACGGGAGATCATCTTTTAACTGCAACTGCAATAGGAAGAACTATAGGACTTAAAAATTGTGAAAATGTTTTAAGCGGGGCAGATATAGAAAAGATGAGTGACAAGGAGTTACAGAGCGCAGTTTTACAAACTGATATATTTGCCAGAACTACGCCTGAGCATAAGTTACGACTTGTCAAAGCTTTTCAGGCACACTCAAAGATTGTAGCCATGACGGGTGATGGTGTAAATGATGCTCCCGCGCTAAAGAGAGCAAATGTTGGTATAGCTATGGGTAAAAGCGGTACGGAGGCTGCAAAAGAATCAAGTGAATTTGTTTTGACGGATGATAATTTTGCTTCAATTGTAAGTGCAATCAAAGAAGGAAGAAAAGTTTATGACAATATAAAAAAGGTTATAAGCTGGACACTGCCTACAAACGCTGCTGAAGCTTCGGTTATCATAGTTGCTATATTTTTTGGAATGGTTATGCCAATCACTCCCATCCAAATACTTTGGGCAAATATGATAACAGCGATTACTTTAGGAATAGCACTGGCGTTTGAAGATGAAGATAAAAATATCATGAAAAGAAGTCCAAGAGCTATTGATGAACCACTTCTTAGCAGAGATCTTATCTGGCATATTATTTATGTTACATTTTTGTTTTTAATAGGTGTCTTTGGTGCTTACTATTATGCAGTGCAGAGCGGAGCAACTATAGAGTATGCAAGAACTTTGGCGTTAAATGTTTTGGTTTTTTTAGAGATTTTTCATCTTTTATATATTAGAAATTTAAATATCATTGATTTAAAATTAAAAGATATATTGGCAAACAGAGTTGTTTGGAGCGCAATATCTATAATAGTTGTTGCACAAATAGCTATAACATATGTTGGATTTTTACAAAAAGTTTTTGCAACTAACTCTTTAGAGCTCTTTGATTTAATTCTTATATTTGTAATATGTATTTTTGTTTTTGTGCTTTTAGAGAGTGAAAAACAGATAAGATTAAGAGTATTTTCAAAGTCATTATAA
- a CDS encoding vWA domain-containing protein translates to MSNIQDKISQAKSKLLVNYPFFGSLAAKLELIQNDDIQSFKSNGIKLEYNSDFLERLESSQMEFVFANGAMHASLAYESRKNRRSGWLWQLATDYAINDMLVENGLERPDEAHYSKRFSGMYAEEIYAELKEDILRDELEYEADDTDEKKNNQREQNTPQKTDTLSEQLFEEFAKAKLEDEAKSGEIPVGIRRFFTIASEGKIDWRNELRVALERFHKDDYTLLPPSKKFLHLGIYLPSCISQRFKLVVAVDSSGSVDEKLLNEFLNELNFLMNIIPNYQIDLLVCDNKIHSHTTFYSGDNLELNLKGGGGTDFRPVFEFIENELEDVKLLLYFTDLDGIFPNNEPNYEVKWIVPKEVYTPFGAVIILE, encoded by the coding sequence ATGTCAAACATTCAAGACAAAATTTCTCAAGCAAAATCTAAACTTTTAGTAAATTATCCTTTTTTCGGTTCACTTGCCGCAAAACTCGAGTTAATTCAAAACGATGACATACAAAGCTTTAAAAGCAATGGCATAAAGCTTGAGTATAACAGCGATTTTTTAGAAAGGTTAGAAAGCAGCCAGATGGAATTTGTTTTTGCAAATGGAGCAATGCATGCTTCACTTGCCTATGAATCCAGAAAAAATCGTAGAAGTGGTTGGTTATGGCAGTTGGCAACAGATTATGCTATTAATGATATGTTGGTCGAAAACGGCTTAGAGCGTCCCGATGAAGCTCACTACTCAAAGAGATTTAGCGGTATGTATGCCGAGGAGATTTATGCAGAACTAAAAGAGGATATCCTCCGAGATGAGTTAGAGTATGAAGCAGATGATACAGATGAGAAGAAAAATAATCAGAGGGAACAAAACACTCCGCAAAAGACGGATACTTTGAGTGAACAGCTCTTCGAAGAGTTTGCAAAAGCAAAACTTGAAGATGAGGCAAAAAGCGGGGAGATACCTGTTGGAATAAGAAGATTTTTTACCATTGCCTCTGAGGGTAAAATAGATTGGCGTAATGAATTAAGAGTTGCTCTTGAGAGATTTCATAAAGATGACTATACTCTTCTGCCTCCAAGCAAAAAATTTCTTCATCTTGGTATCTACTTGCCCTCATGCATTAGTCAGAGATTTAAGCTCGTTGTAGCGGTTGACAGTTCAGGATCGGTTGATGAGAAGCTTTTAAATGAGTTTTTAAATGAGTTAAACTTTTTGATGAATATAATTCCAAATTATCAGATAGATTTGTTGGTTTGTGATAATAAGATTCACTCACATACTACTTTTTACAGTGGCGATAATTTGGAATTGAATTTAAAAGGCGGAGGCGGCACAGATTTTAGGCCTGTTTTTGAATTTATAGAGAATGAACTAGAAGATGTAAAACTGCTTTTGTATTTTACGGATTTAGACGGAATTTTTCCAAATAATGAACCAAACTATGAAGTAAAGTGGATAGTGCCAAAAGAGGTGTATACTCCTTTTGGTGCAGTGATTATATTAGAATAG
- a CDS encoding ferritin-like domain-containing protein produces MARVGNSIIKGIEVSEIIKLLNKAYADEWLAYYQYFIESKVVKGIMKDAAIAELDQHAADELRHANMVADRILQLGGTPLLNPKEWMKKTNCGYEEPKDFDVVAILQDAIKGEQCAINTYSSIVDLTRDKDIVTYDIVSQILADEVEHEEDLQALHDDITEFVGDLKKSLKK; encoded by the coding sequence ATGGCTAGAGTAGGTAATTCGATTATAAAAGGTATTGAGGTTTCTGAAATAATAAAACTGTTAAATAAGGCGTATGCGGATGAGTGGTTGGCATACTATCAATACTTTATCGAGAGTAAAGTCGTAAAAGGGATTATGAAAGATGCAGCCATAGCTGAGCTTGACCAACACGCAGCAGATGAGTTAAGACATGCAAATATGGTAGCAGATAGAATCCTTCAGCTTGGAGGAACACCGCTTCTTAATCCAAAAGAGTGGATGAAAAAGACAAACTGCGGTTATGAAGAACCAAAAGATTTTGATGTTGTGGCTATTTTACAAGATGCTATTAAAGGTGAGCAGTGTGCAATTAACACATATTCGAGCATTGTTGATTTAACAAGAGATAAGGATATTGTAACTTATGATATTGTTTCTCAAATCTTAGCTGATGAGGTTGAACATGAAGAGGATCTTCAAGCACTTCATGATGATATTACAGAATTTGTAGGGGATCTTAAAAAGAGCCTTAAAAAGTAA